One segment of Macrotis lagotis isolate mMagLag1 chromosome 1, bilby.v1.9.chrom.fasta, whole genome shotgun sequence DNA contains the following:
- the LOC141510074 gene encoding LOW QUALITY PROTEIN: uncharacterized protein LOC141510074 (The sequence of the model RefSeq protein was modified relative to this genomic sequence to represent the inferred CDS: inserted 1 base in 1 codon): protein MKENIHNLLSLDVETRSKVNGMTRKLGIFVEERGLERFLSGGPCDFNLRKTPDPNIKISPWSGKICMSSVWEAFGWKLNLDKPQKIATREFYKCNECGKTFRHKSLLNVHQTVHTDEKPFECNHCGKTCGSSPHLGNHQRKHTREKTYECKECGKTFNMKSTFAEYQRIHIGKKAYECKPCGKPFTLKSNLVRHQRIHTGEKPYECNQCGKAFTQRSNLVAHKKIHTGEKSYKFNQCGRYFTCSSSLVRHQKIHTGEKLYICKQCGKSFRENSCLVIHQRIHTGEKPYECKQCGMAFTVSSKLGAHQSIHTGEKPFECLQCGKAFRHKNSLSIHQRSHTGEKPXECDQCRKTFTSRSELASHQRIHTGEKPFECDQCRKTFTSRSELASHQRIHTGEKPFECDDCGKTFGQRCHLSRHQKIHTREKPFICNHCGKTFTHSSQFTKHQRIHTGVKPYECNHCGKNFKYSCELTQHQRIHTGEKPYECNLCEKTFRLSSYFAIHQRIHTGEKPFDCNQCGKKFTESSTLAKHQRIHTGEKPFECNQCGKSFRFKSNLSTHRRIHTGEKPYKCNQCGKSFSFSSNFVIHQRVHSGEKPYKCNHCGKSFRDGSTFNKHQRVHTGAKRYECKHCGNTLGDRTSFVIHLRIHTGEKPYECNQCGKAFRQSANLVEHKRIHTGEKRYECKQCGKTFTMKYTLAVHQRIHTGEKPYECTQCGKVFREKSSLNAHERIHTGEKPYECNQCGKAFRERSSLARHQGIHIKKKPFECN from the exons ATGTAGAAACCAGGTCAAAAGTAAATGGCATGACTAGAAAACTGGGAATTTTTGTGGAAGAACGTGGCCTGGAAAGATTCCTGAGTGGTGGTCCCTGTGACTTCAATTTAAGAAAAACTCCTGACCCTAATATTAAG ATTTCACCCTGGAGTGGAAAGATATGCATGTCCTCTGTGTGGGAAGCATTTGGCTGGAAGTTGAATCTTGATAAACCTCAGAAGATTGCTACCAGGGAgttttataaatgtaatgaatgtgggaagactTTCCGCCACAAATCACTCCTAAATGTCCATCAGACAGTCCACACTGATGAGAAACCTTTTGAGTGTAATCACTGTGGAAAAACTTGTGGAAGTAGTCCTCATCTTGGTAATCATCAGAGAAAGCACACTAGAGAGAAAACGTATGAATGTAAagaatgtggaaagacttttaatATGAAATCCACTTTTGCTGAATATCAGAGAATCCACATTGGAAAGAAAGCTTATGAATGTAAACCATGTGGAAAACCTTTTACTCTGAAGTCTAATCTTGTtagacatcagagaatccacactggagaaaaaccttatgaatgtaatcagtgtggaaaggcttttacacaAAGGTCCAACCTTGTGGCACATAAGaaaatccacactggagaaaaatcttataaatttaatcaaTGTGGAAGGTATTTTACATGCAGCTCTAGTCTTGTTAGACATCAGAAAATacatactggagagaaactttATATATGTAAACAGTGTGGGAAATCTTTTAGGGAAAACTCCTGTCTTGttatacatcagagaatccacacaggagagaaaccttatgaatgtaagcaGTGTGGAATGGCTTTTACAGTGAGCTCTAAACTTGGTGCACATCAGAGCatccatactggagaaaaaccttttgaatgtcttcagtgtggaaaggcttttagaCATAAGAATTCTCTTTCTATACATCAGAGAtcccatactggagagaaac ttgaATGTGATCAGTGTAGAAAGACTTTTACAAGTAGATCTGAGCTTGCttcacatcagagaatccacactggagagaaaccttttgaatgtgaTCAGTGTAGAAAGACTTTTACAAGTAGATCTGAGCTTGCttcacatcagagaatccacactggagagaaaccttttgaatgtgaTGACTGTGGAAAGACTTTTGGTCAACGTTGCCATCTTTCTCGGCATCAGAAAATCCATACTAGAGAGAAACCTTTTATATGTAATcattgtggaaagacttttacacACAGCTCTCAATTtactaaacatcagagaatccatactggagtaaaaccttatgaatgtaatcattgtggaaagaattttaaatatagcTGTGAGCTTACTCagcatcagagaatccatactggagaaaaaccttatgaatgtaatttgtgtgaaaagactTTTAGGCTCAGCTCTTATTTTGCgatacatcagagaatccacactggagagaagccttttgattgtaatcaatgtggaaaaaaatttacagagaGCTCTACTCTTGccaaacatcagagaatccacactggagagaaaccttttgaatgtaatcaatgtggaaagtctTTTcgcttcaaatccaacctttccACACATCGGAGAATCCACACaggagaaaaaccttataaatgtaatcagtgtgggaaGTCTTTTAGCTTCAGCTCCAATTTTGTTATACATCAGAGAGTCCAcagtggagagaaaccttataaatgtaatcattGTGGTAAGTCTTTTAGAGATGGTTCTACTTTTAATAAGCATCAGAGAGTCCACACTGGTGCTAAACGTTATGAATGTAAGCATTGTGGAAATACTTTAGGAGATCGAACCAGCTTTGTTATCCATCttagaatccacactggagaaaaaccttatgaatgtaatcaatgtggaaaggcttttagaCAGAGTGCCAATCTTGTTGAACAtaagagaatccacactggagagaaacgtTATGAATGTAAgcaatgtggaaaaacttttacAATGAAATACactcttgctgtacatcagagaatacacactggggagaaaccttatgaatgcacTCAGTGTGGAAAGGTTTTTCGAGAGAAATCCAGTCTTAATGCACatgagagaatccacactggagaaaaaccttatgaatgtaatcaatgtggaaaggcttttagaGAGAGATCCAGTCTTGCTAGACATCAGGGAATCCACATTAAaaagaaaccttttgaatgtaattaA